In the Pseudonocardia cypriaca genome, one interval contains:
- a CDS encoding ABC transporter permease yields the protein MRTVFLASLRTHTRRYVAAAIAVTVSVAFVVVIGVLTSGARAGFMENSGAPYRGADHVVDAPEEGPDPGPPCCPDTLDLSDAIALIDRLGDNASGLGRVDLPAHREGGAPLGSGEFRGETTVGPIAASEDLRWQKLFSGRFPERTGEAVMHVWNAQAQEVSVGDRIRVGEGPTATDLEVVGLVESPTTWTQASMYVTWPQYLQWRDSPTWHVGSVAVRGEVGPVPEGMRVWSADEYVRNGLAGLNNDTDMITLMLLLFAGVALVVSVLVVANTFSILLAQRLRDFALLRCVGATRRQVLGSVRREAAAVGVLASITGTLVGGGLGYGLLPLINTLALTTPLGVPAPPVPWLLGGFAVGLLVTVLASWLPTRQVVRVSPLAALRPQASVDARTATGRARLGLAALLLVTGPVLLGTAMVGDSTPFMVAGGASVFSGVLLVGPVLVPRLVRVTGALLGPRGILATENAVRNPRRTATTTAALLVGVTLTTAVLTGMATWRAGMDEVNRRHNPIDAALTSLEKPVGTDLLDQVRRTPGVEQAIAVEGAVARISGFDAPLPVVTTSDAAEVARDGGSFAQVEPGTIRIDLGSFVDPSIRPGDQVTVRVGDREAQLRVISLSGWGKAGVVAPETLARLTDAPEPHLIWLRASDGADPLKLVDDLDGLADAAGLQLEDRLQAQAAANRERDLLAGSALGLLGVSVAIAVIGIANTLGLSVLERAREHAMLRALGLTRGQLRRMLAIEALLLSVVATVLGTVIGVGFAWVGYETFVKRALTHATMQIPWESLGAVVVIAASAGLLASVVPARRAARVTPAQGLSLD from the coding sequence ATGCGCACCGTCTTCCTCGCGTCCCTGCGCACCCACACCCGCCGCTACGTCGCAGCGGCGATCGCGGTGACCGTCTCGGTCGCCTTCGTCGTCGTGATCGGCGTGCTCACCTCCGGGGCACGTGCGGGGTTCATGGAGAACTCCGGGGCGCCGTACCGCGGCGCCGACCACGTGGTCGACGCCCCCGAGGAGGGACCCGACCCGGGCCCGCCGTGCTGCCCCGACACCCTGGACCTGTCGGACGCGATCGCGCTCATCGACCGGCTCGGCGACAACGCATCCGGGCTGGGCCGGGTCGACCTGCCGGCGCACCGGGAAGGCGGCGCCCCGCTCGGCTCGGGCGAGTTCCGGGGCGAGACGACCGTCGGGCCGATCGCCGCCTCGGAGGACCTGCGCTGGCAGAAGCTCTTCTCGGGCCGCTTCCCGGAACGCACCGGCGAGGCGGTGATGCACGTGTGGAACGCCCAGGCCCAGGAGGTCTCGGTCGGCGACCGCATCCGCGTCGGCGAGGGCCCCACCGCCACCGACCTGGAAGTGGTCGGCCTCGTCGAGTCCCCCACCACCTGGACCCAGGCCTCGATGTACGTCACCTGGCCCCAGTACCTGCAGTGGCGCGACAGCCCCACCTGGCACGTGGGCAGCGTGGCGGTGCGCGGAGAGGTGGGTCCGGTCCCGGAAGGCATGAGGGTGTGGTCGGCGGACGAGTACGTCAGGAACGGCCTGGCCGGGCTCAACAACGACACGGACATGATCACGCTGATGCTGCTGCTGTTCGCCGGCGTCGCGCTGGTGGTCTCGGTCCTGGTCGTCGCCAACACGTTCTCCATCCTGTTGGCGCAGCGGCTGCGCGACTTCGCCCTGCTGCGCTGCGTCGGCGCGACCCGACGGCAGGTACTGGGTTCGGTACGCCGGGAAGCGGCCGCCGTCGGGGTGCTCGCGTCAATTACCGGAACACTGGTCGGCGGCGGGCTCGGTTACGGCCTGCTCCCCCTGATCAACACCCTCGCCCTCACCACCCCGCTGGGCGTGCCCGCACCGCCTGTCCCCTGGCTGCTGGGCGGGTTCGCCGTCGGCCTGCTCGTCACCGTGCTCGCGTCCTGGCTGCCGACCCGGCAGGTGGTACGGGTGAGCCCGCTCGCCGCGCTGCGCCCGCAGGCGTCGGTCGACGCGCGCACCGCCACCGGCCGGGCGCGGCTGGGGCTCGCCGCGCTGCTGCTGGTCACCGGGCCGGTCCTGCTCGGGACGGCGATGGTCGGGGACAGCACCCCGTTCATGGTGGCCGGCGGAGCATCGGTGTTCAGCGGTGTGCTGCTGGTCGGCCCGGTGCTCGTCCCCCGCCTGGTCCGGGTCACCGGCGCGCTGCTCGGCCCGCGGGGAATACTCGCGACCGAGAACGCCGTGCGCAACCCGCGCCGGACCGCCACCACCACCGCCGCGCTGCTGGTCGGGGTCACCCTGACGACAGCCGTGCTCACCGGGATGGCCACGTGGCGCGCGGGGATGGACGAGGTCAACCGCAGGCACAACCCCATCGACGCCGCACTCACCTCGCTCGAGAAGCCGGTCGGCACCGACCTGCTCGACCAGGTACGTCGCACTCCCGGTGTCGAGCAGGCCATCGCCGTGGAGGGTGCCGTGGCCCGGATCTCCGGGTTCGACGCGCCGCTCCCGGTCGTCACCACGTCGGACGCGGCGGAGGTGGCCCGCGACGGCGGGAGCTTCGCCCAGGTGGAGCCGGGGACGATCCGGATCGACCTGGGCTCCTTCGTGGACCCGAGCATCCGGCCCGGTGACCAGGTCACGGTGCGCGTCGGCGACCGCGAAGCCCAGCTGCGGGTCATCTCCCTCTCCGGCTGGGGAAAGGCAGGCGTGGTCGCGCCGGAGACCCTGGCACGGCTCACCGACGCTCCCGAACCGCACCTCATCTGGCTCCGGGCCTCCGACGGCGCCGACCCGCTGAAGCTCGTCGACGACCTGGACGGGCTGGCCGATGCGGCCGGATTGCAGCTCGAGGACCGGCTGCAGGCCCAGGCGGCGGCGAACCGGGAGCGGGACCTCCTCGCCGGGTCGGCGCTCGGCCTGCTCGGCGTCTCCGTCGCGATCGCCGTGATCGGGATCGCGAACACCCTGGGGTTGTCCGTGCTCGAACGCGCCCGCGAGCACGCGATGCTGCGCGCGCTCGGCCTCACCCGCGGGCAGCTGCGGCGGATGCTGGCGATCGAGGCCCTGCTGCTCTCGGTGGTGGCCACCGTGCTCGGCACCGTGATCGGCGTCGGGTTCGCCTGGGTCGGCTACGAGACCTTCGTGAAGCGGGCCCTGACCCACGCCACCATGCAGATCCCCTGGGAGTCGCTCGGCGCCGTCGTCGTCATCGCCGCCTCGGCCGGACTGCTCGCTTCCGTCGTCCCGGCACGCCGGGCCGCCCGTGTCACTCCCGCCCAAGGGCTGTCCCTCGACTGA